One window of Thermoplasmatales archaeon genomic DNA carries:
- the cas4 gene encoding CRISPR-associated protein Cas4 yields the protein MTLLLLILFFVLFLSIIAIYFLLRARKRFSIPAGKRIYQDLSSNGKILRSEKYGVSGKPDMIKRKRHRMIPFEYKSGNSDYPKEGHVFQMAAYFLILEENYPKYKVPYGVLKYNNRAFVLKNDEHTRDRLLYVLNEMRSQYAEPIMNHQSRVRCLRCSFNEICEQSLIRKER from the coding sequence TTGACATTACTTTTGCTCATACTGTTCTTTGTTCTTTTCTTATCGATCATTGCCATTTATTTTCTCCTCAGGGCGAGGAAGAGGTTTTCGATACCCGCTGGAAAAAGGATATACCAGGACCTCAGTTCAAATGGAAAAATTCTTCGCTCGGAAAAGTACGGGGTATCTGGCAAACCAGACATGATAAAGAGAAAACGACACAGGATGATACCTTTCGAATACAAGAGCGGAAATTCAGATTACCCCAAGGAGGGGCACGTATTCCAGATGGCCGCATACTTCCTGATACTTGAGGAAAATTATCCAAAATATAAGGTCCCTTACGGTGTCCTGAAGTATAATAACAGGGCATTTGTCCTGAAAAATGATGAGCACACACGTGATCGCCTCCTTTACGTTTTGAATGAAATGCGGTCTCAGTATGCAGAACCGATAATGAATCACCAGAGCAGGGTCAGGTGCTTGCGCTGTTCGTTTAACGAGATCTGCGAACAAAGCTTAATACGAAAAGAGAGATAA